AAGTTGATCATGTTCGCCAAATCGGCCCATTCTTTGTGCACCTCGACAAACGATTTCCCTTCGTAAAAAATGCCTGGGCCTGTCAAGACGTTGTTAATCCCCATTAACAAACCGGCCGTCACGATTGCCGGCAAGATGGGAATGAAAATATCAGCCAGCGTCTTAATCGCGCGTTGCAGCGGATTGAGCTTCGCTTCCGCAGCGTCTTTAATCTCCTGCTTTGTCGCCCGGCCGATGCCCGTCAGCTCGATGAGGTCGTCATACACTTTATCGACAAGCCCTTGGCCGATGACGACTTGAAACTGGCCGTTTGCCGAAAACGACCCTTTGACGACATCGATGCGCTCAAGCGCTTCCTTATTGACTTTTCCTTCCTCTTTGAGCGCAAACCGAAGCCGCGTCACACAATGCGTGGCGGCGACGATGTTTTCTTTGCCGCCGATGGCTTCAACGATTTGCGCGGCTGCTTGTTGGTATGCCCCCATGATGAACGCCTCCCTTTTCTTTCCTTAACAACGACCGCTATAGCGTTAAATCGCTTTCAGCAACCGGTTGCAAACAAACTTGTATATACAACCTGAATTCATTTTATCTTGTATATACAAGTTTGTCAACATCTTTCGATGACCTTCTTCATTTTTCGACAATAGTTGTTGTTTTTTTACTAACTTCCACTTCTTTTGTTATGTTTTGTCAAGCGGCAGGAAAATCAACGACCGAGTAGGAAAATAAAACATAACGCAAATCAATGCCAAAAGACGAGAAAGGATGAGGAAATGCGATGAAAACCTATACACTCCGCGAAGCAGCGAAAAAAATCGGGGTCACCGCCCGCGATTTGAAACAATGGGAAAAGCAGTTCGCCGGATCGATTGCCGTCCCACGCACAACCGAGGGGGCACGCATGTACACCGACGAGCTGATCGACCGGTTTCGCCATATCCGCACTTGGCTTGAGGACGGCCGCCATCCGCGCGAAGTGGCTGAAATGATCAGGCAAATGGACGGACAACCGGCAGAGCGAGCCAACGAGACAGCCGCTCAAGTGGAAACAGCCGTCATGGAAGGGGAAATCATCGATGTGCCCCGCCTGCTGCATCAAGGGATGCCATACATAGCCGAGCAGTTGGCGGCCCGCTTAAAAGACGATATCGTCGACGCCTTGAAACAGGAAACGACAGCCACGGTCCGGCAAGCGATGGATGAGGTGAAAGGCCGCCTTGACTACA
Above is a window of Geobacillus thermoleovorans DNA encoding:
- a CDS encoding MerR family transcriptional regulator, giving the protein MKTYTLREAAKKIGVTARDLKQWEKQFAGSIAVPRTTEGARMYTDELIDRFRHIRTWLEDGRHPREVAEMIRQMDGQPAERANETAAQVETAVMEGEIIDVPRLLHQGMPYIAEQLAARLKDDIVDALKQETTATVRQAMDEVKGRLDYIEEQTTAAAETVRRSLRDYEDAWQQKTEQLHEHLETVVAFCQEEKVRQEEERKQLELRILEREKAFRELVLSFRQTAASTSAARTRANKWWKFW